One Populus nigra chromosome 16, ddPopNigr1.1, whole genome shotgun sequence genomic window, AGGTTGTTCAAAGACTAAGGCAACTCAACACCTAAAAGGGAGGCAAATTAGATGTATCactaaattttacaattaatacaAATTACTTCAAGTAAATACAATAACcaacaatatatatttaaagtacTTAAAGTAAAGAGTTAAAGGAGAGAATTCGCTGACTTGTTTTTAATATGGTTCAACAAGCTTACATCCACATCTCAAGTACCAAACCGTACTTTGTATTCCTTAACTTGTCCAAGTTTTAGAGTATAATTTCCACTTGATGAATCCACACCATACTTTTTACACCGCTTAAAGAAATCCTTCTTCAAGATTTTTCCCTTAGTGAAATTTCTTCACCAATATTAAGAGTTTGTACCTAACTCTCAAAGGTTTATAAGGATGAATTTGTTTTCACAACAAACTTTCTCAATAGAGTGAATAATACAATTGAAGTTCTAATATTTCTATATATCACTAGATAACACTTACAGGAATGAAAATGTTTAAATGTAGGGAGAAAGAGATTAAATACTCTTTATGCTAGAATATGAAGGCTTAATACTACAAATTAGAGTATAATCAAGGATTAATGATTTTGTAGTAGTTTTACTATTAGAATAGCTTCTATATcatatttgtttgatttgtcTTGCTAATCTTATAATTAGAcaatgtatgtgtgtgtgtgtgtgtttctaAGAAAAACTAGTTGTTTATAGCCGTTATTGTTTCTCTAAGTGCTTAAATTGTCAACCGATTCCTACAGAATTTCCAAGTTTTCATCATTGATGAATAAACTGTCGAACGGTTCATTTGGTAACCCTCAGTTAACCTGGTCATACAGAATTCCAGATTTAACAGTTTAACCTAGGTGAATTCTTAGAACCAtctaatttagattttatttgattattatcaaTCATTTAATGCATGCAGAGTAAAGTGTATGAGTTTGTTTTAATTGTACTATCAAGTAAGATCTAAAGATTTACATTTAAGCactaaaattaacattaattctATGTCTTCACTTCTTTGCTCTTTTCTTGGACTTTCGAATTGAGATTTTCTTATAATCCGTCATAATTGTTGATAtgttattcatataaaatatatttaaaatttattctcaaCTATGCATATTAttagttcattttttattttattgttatcatcaaaatatataaaaacatgaatatatGACTCTAAAGGTCAagaatctctttttttataatgacaataaatagatagttttgatattaaaataagtcTCCCTGCAATGCAATGTATAGAAaacttttatcattttatcataatttaagCAATGCAAATAATTAGCATCTTTAATAATgacatgtattaaaaaaatcaaaattctcccTCTAAatgtatctatatatttttaagtgtatCTCTCCCCTTTTAGCAATGAAATGCACCACATGCAAATTATTCATCTCTTTCCCtctttattattaacaaaaatacatataataCATAggtaataaaaaagtattttttgaaaatcataaataaaacattcattttataatctctaaaattatacaatatccattacaagaagaaaaataaaacataaaacatagtGCATATGATCTAAAACACAAAATCTAGGGATTATAAAATGCTAATGTTTACCCATTTATCAAGCATCACATAACTTGTCCTTTTTAAACATTATACATTGAAGACTTTtaactagtttatttttaattaccttAGAAAGTATGTCCATGTTAATGTGACCTAGTCTTTTGTGCCAAAGAAAACTATATATCATTAATGATAACAACAAGATAATTTTCTATTCTCATGCATGTATCAATTCTACTCCCGTTgacatttcttttctatttcctACATAGATTACTATATAATTTTCAAGAGTTAAACAACATGCATGTTAATAAACAATTTTATAGCTTTTATCACATAATTAACTAATACTaagcaaattatattttaaactattaaCAAGAAAAGCTTTTTTAATAGAAGGAAAATATTTACCTTCAATATTGTCAACTCCAATCATTTTGCATTTTGAGTTATCTCTAAAAGTGACATTTCCCCCGTTAATTTTGGAAATGCTTGAGAATAGTGAGTCACCTTCGGCCATATATCATGAGCAAGCACTATCCAAATACTATTCCTCATACTCCCTTGATTCcttatttttgcttttgaatGCCATAAAACACATGTTTGTTACATGTTCTTCTTTATAGCTTGAGCTTGAATCCAAATCATCACTTCAAGTAGCTTTCACTATCCTCTTATGATGAcaactctttcttttgttttgaagaagttgataatctattttgatatgtctttttttattgtattagaAATTCCTTGTTGCTGCTgttatttattcttcttcttactACTACTTtactatcatcatcattattattattactattatcattacaattattactactacaataactattattattactactattatcatcatcattattattactattattatcaatatcatcatcattagaaaaaaaacataaacatgatttgaagaataaaaataaagaataaaaactattattatcaccattattattattattattaccatcacaattactattactattaatatttatcattaatattattgttgttgcagCTGTTGTTGTCGCCTTACTATtgtcatcatcattatttattattactattactaacACAATTATTACAATTATCAccataattattactattatcactgttgctattattattattattattattataataaactataaccaccaccaccaccaccatcattattattattaagaaatcaaaacaagaaagatcaaattaaaattattatatatgaaaaattagaattgaaaaattaaattgaaaacaaataaaagtttaacaaaaaagaaaaaagacaaaaataaaaaaataaaacaaaagggacTGAAtctgaaagacaaaaaaatatgaggatCAAAGCTCATTTTCTAAGGTatgagagagaaatgaaaggcaaaaaaaaaagacccaacGGCGATAAATCAACCACTGTACTCTTACAATCGCCACCTAGAAAGAAAGAGGAcacaatgaaaaatcaaatgagatGGCGGTAACATATTTTTCTTCATCAGGAGGCACCGCACACACCACCTAAAGTGCACGGAGCCTCTCACGTGCTGGTGCGTGCATAACACGTGCCAACATCTTTTTCgaataaaataatgtaaatttaatattaaattacaaaactacCCTTTTCAAACtaacattcattaaaaaaaacctgagaTAAAAAGACTTTATTACCCCTGAtttcatgctttaatttttttagacaaGAGGGCATATAcataattttactatatatataaaaagagacaaaaatacACCTCTCCAACAATGTTGGTTTTAAGGGCTTTTTTGTCATCATACCTTTTATTAAAATATGGGAAAGACAATAATACCCTTATAAAACATATAATGACTAATTTGTCAcgtaaaaagacaaaaacaacccTGGTTCAAAAACAAGCATTTTTTTGGAAGGGCTAAACAGTCATTTTGTTGTAATGTTAAATAGAAAAACGTGAGTGGGGCTAcccttccccttttttttttgttttattatgatttgtttcTAAGAGCTCAATGTCCGTTTCATGGGGAAATAAAGACTTTTCGCAATGTTTCTCACGCTTGATTTTACAGaagattttttgggttttctgtattttttagcTGAGctcaatgtttatatttttatttggattacCTTTgtcatattaaatcaatttggcCATGACAACTCCTCTAAAGTATTAGCCTATATAAATAATAAGGTCAGAAAGTTTAAAAGTACCTGTTGGGACGATAATGACATTGTTAAAGGGTTCACCACAAtcttgctagtttttttttccgcaCCCAAGAAAACATCACTCAAAATTTCCTTCTAAAAGACTTGTTTTTACTCCTTAGACTTCAACCAAGTTAGCTTTGAATGTTATGAGATTATCcctaatttttacaaaaataagcTCATAGGAACGTCATTGACAACTCAAAATCCATAGCTGCAGCAAAGCGCTGGTAGCAGAACTAGTGTAGTTTAAACCAGCAGACAACCAAGGAAAATTATCCCATACTACCAtttctatttcctttttttttttttttaagatattgttGAAAACATACAAATTCTCATTAATAACCGAATAATAGAGTTGAAAAACTTTCATGCTACTATGGAACCTCAAAGAACATAATACAAAAAGGAACAAGATGACGGGAATCTCGTGCAAGAATGCCCTCTAAAATTACATAAATCGGAAAAATCAGCTTCTGTTATGATCCTTGACTTGCCTGATGATACTAGAAGCCCAGCTAAAATGGGATTGACCAGCACTTTTTCAAAAATCTCAAACTCTTGAAACATTTCCCAAAGAAACTCCAACCTCAACACTTTGCCCttgcctaaaattttaacattacCAAATCTAAATCAGATTAGCCCTCTTTAGAAACCTGATTGCCCTACAATAGTAGGGCCATATAGATTCCACATAATCTAGGTACTTCTCCATCAACCACTCTTGCAATtccatcatcttttttcttgagaacTCTTTGCGGTCCAAGTTCTTAAAGCTTTGCAGAGGTTGCAACACACGACCTTGTATGTCTTCTTTGAGCTTCCCTTGTCTGATATAGCCGGAGGCCACGAGACAGTAGGTAGGTAcattttttataactttaattgtCTGCCTAAAGCTGAAAACATAGAGTGCCCACAAGCCCTGGAGTAACTTGATGTAGAAAGCAACAATAAGGGGACCCAAAATCCACAATGGAGTCAATTCCTTCGACACTCCAGCTCCATACATCACATTGACGGCCAGGAACAAAGGAATGCTGAAAACGAAGCAATGCAGTTAGAAGCTGCCAGAAAATTctcaagaaaataacaaatattaaaaactaaaccCAGAACTGTATACATAATGTATTCGTTTAGAAATCAAGCATTGGAAGAATTCTTGTATCGTTAGTAGATTATCATACAGAAGTGTAGGAAAAGGAGCTCAGTTGATAAAGATAATTGAATACTGGTTATGCCAGACAAATAATTCAACAAAACCTCATTGCTTCACAGCAGTTGAGTCAGCTAAATGGTGAATCCTTAATCTTTGAGCTATGGTTGTAGCCATAGTTTTCATCAGAATAAGAAATGactaaaactaatttttcaataaccGTGTGGAAGAAGCAATAACACTTACAATGTCAGTATGGGTATCTTTATTGTTGCATCCAGACTCAGGAAGTGATACCAAACTGACTTTACAATATCAACTCTCTCCTTATTTTGGGTGGTATTTTGAGCTTGTTGCAATTCTTCCCTTGGAGGAGGTCCTTCTTCCAGAATCTCATCTGCAACTTGACTTGGAGATTGTGTGCGCAACATGCTGAGCCatttcttgaataatttattaatagcaGGGGATCCTGCAATTCTTTCATTTGCTTCAGAAGTATAGGAAACTGGAATACTATGCACCTTTGAAGAGTCCATCATGGTCTCCCCACTTTCTTTTGGCACATAAGAAAGTTTAACAGATTTTTTTGAAACTTTGGATCCATTAGCTCTGCCTCCTGATTCATCATTTTGTGCACTGCCTTTAAAAGCTGAAACTCTCAAGAGCTTTACTTTAGGTCCATGTGAGAAAGCCCCTGCACTGTGGAAACAATGCAGCTCAATCTATATGCTTGAAATTCATTAGATATAAACAAAATGCAAAAGTGATTTCAAAGGACAAGTTTGTGCCAATCACATAGTCTACCGATAGAGaagcataagaaaaataaaattccaaattATCATCAACCACGAAATATTCTTGAATTGCACATCAACAAGTAATCAGCCAGAGCCAGGAAGTTTTGTACCATCTTCTCAGAacaaagtaaaacaaataaaactgaCTGCAAAATCCAATATTAAGCAGTTTGGATTTGCAAAGACAAGCAGCTGATCATGAATTCAATTATATAGGAAAATTTTACCTTAAACGAAGACTCTGTTTTACTGAAAAACACATATCTGTTCTCCCTACCATCTGAAGTTCTGTTACTCGTTGCTTCAACTTCACCCCTTTGCTCCAAGATAAAGGCCTCGAAGGAAATGTTGCATAAGAACCCTATGTGCAGCAGACAAAgcaatatgatgttataattaCAGTATATAGGAGTGCTAAACAATGCAGATTGCAAAACaatgtgaaaatatgatgttacgAACTTGAACTAGCATAGCATGGGTGAGCATATATGTTTAGCTTTTTTCACATGTACCCAAACACTTTCAACAAGGCAAGTACAACTGCTGTGATACAAGCACAAGATACTATCAATTTCACTAAATTTCATGTCTCAAAAACATGGAAGGAAAACCAATTAAAACAGTAGAATAAATCATCTCAGCTACCTATAACATTTTAGCAGAGTAATTCATCCACTACATCATCAATTTAAGTATATCTTCTATTAACAAAGCCGTGTGTACCACACAAATGACTGATTGAACTTTCATAAACCCAACAGGGACATGTATCAACACTCTAACCCTCAAGTTTAAAAGAAGAATAAACGACAACTGATAAAGCCCCCTTAGACCCTTTAATATACACAAAAGGTCCGTACAAGCAGAATTGATAAAATGACATGATAATTTGATTGCTATGGATTAAGGCCTGGTTGACCTGAAAATAACTGGGGGGAGAAAACGGTAACACTCTTAGAGCACAAGCTCTACACAATTATTTTATAAGTACCTGCATCTGATGGGTCACCAATGCCATTTTCTCCACTTCAAGCACCCACTCATTAACTCAACAGCGCCTTATTCAATACAAAGCAACAATGCCTTATTCaattcaaagctaaaaaaataaccagaaAGATATCAGCgaagctgaaaaaaaaatcattttttattagtggCATCACTAGGATGAGGCATCAAAAACACTCATGATCCATTCAATTGCAAGAAACcgtaggaaaaagaaaacacaaaagtttgtttgtttgtttgttttttctttttcactgaATCACCAACAGTTCTATCGTCATTAGtttcaataaacaaaaagaacaagTTGAATTATGCCTTCAAATTATCTGAATTAACCTCGCTTTATTATTTTAgccaaaaacccaaaaacttcAAATTCCTCTCCTTTTTATACCTTCAAATTTCTGAGCAGCAACCAAACAGACAAATAAGCTAAACATAGCTACAGCATCTCTAACATTCACATAAAAACTAGGCAAATGCAGAAGGTTCAAGCttttccctgaaattttcaTGGCAATCAAATAACAAAGAACCCACAAAGCAAAAACCCTAACCAAAGCAAGGTAGAACAGATTGAAGCTAACAAGTGCAGAAAAAGATAGAAATTTGATAGAAACACACTAACCTGTCCACATGAATTCATGAGAATAGCTCTACAGAAAGACAACCTTTATGTgataatttgattgaaaaagaGAAACCCTTTTGTTATCTGATTGAATTCCTATGGATggatagagagaaagagaggtatCTCTTCTCTTGTTggtgaatttttataaaaggggcttcttttttttattattattaacagaACAGTGGTCGTGGATAATCAATTTCGCACCGCACCATAAAAAAGTGAGCGAGGAGGTTTTTGGCTACggttctttattttccttttcccttaaATGGGAATACAAgaactgaaataaaataatattaatagtgaTACAAAAACTAGTGGATGGGCTTTTATAGAACGGCCCATTTAGGCCTGCTCCGTGTCACCCGCCCGCATTTTCCCTTCGTTCTTTTGGATTCtggatttttttcatgtattttatttatgatacagattaaataaataaattaataatttatgttttttgaaaataaaataaaataattattgataaatatgtttcaagaaaaatattttcaaaatccaTCATGATAGAAAAATCAttctatttatgaaaataaatatattaataattaaatttgaaaattacaaattatttgttattattcatgaCTTGAAAATAGTCGAGTCTCAAGAACCTTATGAGATAAAACAAACATTTTGATAAACATAgaaagatttaatatttttatttataaaactaatagaattaaattaaatactataaaatgaattgtttttagcataaattatttattttatttataaaactaaaaaaaaactattttctataatcaataaagaaattaaacattttttttatttacaaaagaTTGGATTAGGATATCATTCATTGTCTTGATATTATGATCACCGAATGGTTTTATACTATGATCGGAGGATACTAATAAATCGTTTTGTATTGTGTATTgtgatggtttttattttatttttaatcaattataaagaaaaaattgtttagtTAGGCAAATAACTTCTACTTTGTAAgttgaatatataattttgtttcaaatatttattttgtaaatactaaaataatatatcaattatttatttgtatataaaaatttataagtagAAAAATTGGCatgtcaaataatttatttttactatttgatTATTGTCAGTTGAGCTATTAGCTTAGTTGTCATTTAATTGATaacttattataatttttatgtttggaatactagaaattgaattgaatttattttaactttaattcaaaactcatttatttttgctaaaaaattcatttatttttttttattaatgtaaaaatagaATCCAGACTTAATTTTGTAATGTAACATGGGAAGTAGGTGTCAACATTATGTGAAATGCATATGGCCACACATCTTGATTACCAATCCAAACAAAAAGGGAATAAGGAGCACCTGGTTCGATAGATTAAGAGTTGGCAGCAATTGTATGCATACGtgaatgtgtttgtttttttaggtagtttttatagatatgtttttttgttgaagtttatatatagcaaaaaaatatatatataaaatgtttggtggAAGTATGGTTAAAGTTgattttcaaagtacttttttactagtaaatacatcaaaataatattttttttatttttaaaaaattatttttaatattagcgcTTCAAAATGATCTGgaaacaccaaaaatatatcagtttgaagcaaataaaaaaatatttaattttaaaaaaaaacgcttttgaaacgcaaaaacaaataagattttacaaactcagttaaaaaacatgtaaaaactgcGGCATAAAAACtacatttcaaacttaattttttaataaatatgagtacaaacatttgatttgttaccAAATCTTTGCTATGTTTGTTTCACTCAAATACAAAGGCCAATGAAAAGCAAACGCAGCCTTACCCAGGAAGACTCTCTCATAGGCAGTCAAAACATTCCAAACCTCACGAACAAGAAATTCTGCGGTTATTGCTAGCAAAACCACATCAACGAACCCCTTCATTTTCCTTCATCCCAAAATCAAAATGTTGGAAGCTTTTGACAGGCATGCTTTCCTAATTCTCAAGTAATTTCTGTAGCCCAAAAAACCAAAGCTtttgttgaagaaaagaaagagatagtAAATTCACATCCTGCTCCCTTCGGGAGAATCTATAATCTCAAATTAACTTTCGAAATAGTTACAGCCAGAGCACATTCCCTTCCtgagcaacttttttttttttttttttaaaataccgtGTCAAGAAGAAAACCTACAAGAGCACCATAGCAGAGACTTAATGAAAACACGAATAAGTCTAGGGGCACGTCACACGCTAAAGAATGGAAGATTGAGATAAAGTGGGAGAACCAGAAAAGCTCCTCTACTTCATTCTTTCTAGTGTTCATATAAAGGAGAATATCGATCACTAGATACACCGCTCCAAAACATATCTAGGGTTCCACAGCAAACACACTGCGACAAAATAACACTGTTCTGATCAAATACATTtcgaaaaataagaaaataaatcaaccaTATCCGAGTGCCTCCTGCCTGCCtctctatcttttcttttcttttcttttttgcgaTGCCATTTTGTTTGCTCCAAGCCCTGCTCAATTGATGAATGATACAAAACGAGATTCAGGTGCTCATAATCGTTATGCAATCAGTTGATGACGATCCAATATTATTTACAATTGAAAATCACTACCTGACTAAAATACCTGAGTGCGAGAGATCATCTCAAAACTTTTATTGGAGGCATGGTTTTTGACACACCAGAGCCCGTTCAAGAGTTTCACCCCTAATCATAATTGGCATCTACTCGAGCACCACCAGGTTGCTGCCCATGAGAATTCCCCCCACCACGCCTTGAGTGACTCTGACCTCTCTCCCTTGACCTTGCAACAGAATTATGAGAACCATCTTTAGAAGATTCATAATTGTTAGCTTTGTTATTATATTGAGGCCCTACTGGCTGGTACTCATAATGTGAATTCTGTCTCTGCCTTTCACGGTTATGGTGCTCGTTATCTTTCCCAGGACCACTCCACTCACCACCACGAGAATCATGCTCTCTGCCAAAGCGGCTGTTTTGGTTTCCATTTTTTCGGAACCCTGAAGACACCCGTTGTTGAAAATCCATATTCAAAGGAGATGGTTCAGCCGGATGTCCTTTATGTGATGCTATCTTCCTTTCCTTCTTACCCTCTTGATGCCCAGTGCTAGGATCTTCTTCCAAATTGCTCCTTGCAGACAGAGAGCCATCAGGATGGGACTGGGCCTCTGCAGCAATATCCTTGTCAGGTTGAGGCAGAACTGGCATACCATTTTGAGAAGTGGAATCCTTTTTATTACCCCTACCAACTTCAGAGCCTGTGTTCTGACCACCACTGGCCCTGCTTCCTGGATTAGTAGTTACTGAAATTGGCTGGGATTTGGGTTGCCAATGAGATGCTGGTCGTTCCCCAACAGCACGATTTTCTTTTGAAGTTGCAGCTGAGTCTGCTTGATGCATCTCTGAACCTAAGGTTTGGACATGAACCTTTTCAGCGTCCCCAGTATTAATTCTCTTCTCATCAGGATCATGGCTACTTTTATGTCCCCTGTATGATTGCCGCCTAGCTCTGGCTGTTGCACCATGATCTTTTATAGCAGGGACAGTGATGGGCACCTCAGATTTTTCAGGAATGTTCCAACCATCAGAGTCGCTCCATTCATCATAATGACCCAGTTGCTCTTTCACTGAACTTACATCAGGTTTCTGGACTTGATGCTCAATTGATTTTTGAACATTTTTACTTGTAAAAAACATAGTTGATTCAGATGAACCCCGTTGGCGCCATGATCCATTCCTTTTTCCTGACTTATTTTGCCTGCCATCCCCATTCTTAGATTCTAAAATGGATACTACCTTTCCCATACCTGTGGCAGGGCTTTGAGAACTTTCATTGCCCAGAGAACGAGATTCAGGTCTTCCAGCAGTCTCATCTGGAGTAATCTGATTGATTAATGGCGCTGCTGAATGGGGAATACTTCCTTGCTGAGCCATTTCTTTGGCTACAGACTTTGGAATGTATCTTTCCATTTCTGCCCGTTTATTTCTTGTATTATTCTGCACTTGCTGATCACTCTTCATGGGTTCACTAATGGCATCAACCAGAGTCTTCTGACTGGCTTCATCAGTAGCCTCAATTTTATTGTGTGACCGCACAGGAGCCCAGATAACAGCATCACCACTTTGGAATTTCTCAGTTGATTTATTAGCTTGTGGATTCCTTGGCATCCTGCGAGAATATTGAGATTTCCACTGATTATTTACTCTGCCTTGAACTTCTTCATTTGGTGATGATGTGCGATGATCCAAAGACTGATTTCCATCTCTAGAATCAGTCTGAGAGCTTGGATCTGACACAGATTCAGAAGCCTTGGACTTGCTACTTTCAACTGAAATGTCTAAAGCAGTTATTTCTTTTGATAGGGTTGGCGTTACAACTACTGCCATAGATGATGCCTCCTCCACTTTGTACTTGTTCTTTCCATTTCTGTTCTTTCTTCTACCATGATGTACTGAAGACTCGGTCGTGGCAGTTGGGTTGATGGGCAAAGTCGATTCAGGGCTTGTGGTCATTTCAGTTGCACCCTCGATAGAAACAGGAGCATTGGCTGCTACATCAGTAACATTTTTTGGTGCCTCAATTATAGAAGTCATTAACTTATCATTGCAAGTCTTTTCCAGGGGACCATTCTGCTTTTGTCTGTAGCTCACACGCTTCTGCTTAGAAGCTCTATTGTCATAAGTCTGTGGGGCATTATCAGGGTGATCACCATCAGCACGACTAACATCCTGTTGCAATGGCTCCAACTCGTCATGTATCACAACAGATTCCTTGTGGGTGGCCTTCGGCATCCCTGGCAGAACCTCGCTTAAACTCTTCGCTGCCTTAGTCCGCTTATTCAACTCTGCCAATTTTGCAAGTGCCTTGGCCTTTTGATCTCTAGCACGTTCCTCCTCTTCCTTCTCACGTTGTTTAACCCGTTGACAGGCTAGCTCTTTCATCTTAGCACgctgattaaaaaaacaatagcaaataaagatgctgatagataaaaaaaggaattataaaaacaacagaaggtaaaaaaaatattacttgcACCTGGCTATCACTGGGATCAGGGTGAGGTAGCACAGATTCTCCATCATCCTTCCCTTGATGATATGACCCAGACTTTTCAGTTGCCTCTGCAGGACTATGGTCTTGCCTATGAACATTAGAACTTTCAAAATGAGAAGATGGCAATACACTCGGCAAGTCTGCAACATGAGATCTTCTCCGCCACCCTTCAGCCTCTTGGGTACTGAATCTCCCTTTACCATGATGATCAAGTCTCCCATGCATACCATGAGTTGATCTCCTGTGAAATTGTACATTAGTGTTGTCCACCATTGGAATAACAGATTCATTGTCAATAAAAGCCTACaggaaaacacacacacacctggAGCTTGCTGTTCCGATAGCATCTGTTACCTCATGGCTCTTATCTGCAGCAGAAATGCGGTCTTCATGGGAAGCAGTGTCGCTAATGCCACAGACATGAGTTCTTTCAAGAGATGCATAACTATTACCAGCTTCATTTGCAGAATGATTAGACCTGGCATTGCCACCTTGTAATCTATTCTTATGCTCCTCCctacttgaagaaaatttaaCTTCTTGCCTTCCATCAGAGGCCCTGGCCTTTGCATTTAAACCTTCTATTTTCCTGATTAGACTAGGATCCTTTGGGGCGGTTGAAACTTCTGGAAAACCAGATGCTGCATGTTCCAGTTTCTTAACTGAACTGTCATCAGCTGCCTTCCAATTTCCTACATGTTCAAGAGGTTTCACTTTAACACCTCCTTGGTTGCCATTGGCCTCAGAAGAAAATTCTTCGCCAATTCTTCTTGTGTTCCTCTCTTTATTGTTCTTCTCATCTGCACTCCAACCATTCTCCCATGATGACTTTCTTTGATGGCCTGCCTTCCCAGGATAAGATGCATTGGTTGCCATCATGTCATCCCACTTCTGTTCTTTGTCTTTTCCCTCTAAACCATCATGCTGCTTCAGAAGGACTTTGAATGGTCCACGAATATCTTGTGGGTGACCAGATTCGAGTTGTTCTGGAACCATTGTGTGACCACTAGGAGGAC contains:
- the LOC133675036 gene encoding uncharacterized protein LOC133675036 isoform X2, whose product is MNSCGQGSYATFPSRPLSWSKGVKLKQRVTELQMVGRTDMCFSVKQSLRLSAGAFSHGPKVKLLRVSAFKGSAQNDESGGRANGSKVSKKSVKLSYVPKESGETMMDSSKVHSIPVSYTSEANERIAGSPAINKLFKKWLSMLRTQSPSQVADEILEEGPPPREELQQAQNTTQNKERVDIVKSVWYHFLSLDATIKIPILTFIPLFLAVNVMYGAGVSKELTPLWILGPLIVAFYIKLLQGLWALYVFSFRQTIKVIKNVPTYCLVASGYIRQGKLKEDIQGRVLQPLQSFKNLDRKEFSRKKMMELQEWLMEKYLDYVESIWPYYCRAIRFLKRANLI
- the LOC133675036 gene encoding uncharacterized protein LOC133675036 isoform X1; this translates as MALVTHQMQGSYATFPSRPLSWSKGVKLKQRVTELQMVGRTDMCFSVKQSLRLSAGAFSHGPKVKLLRVSAFKGSAQNDESGGRANGSKVSKKSVKLSYVPKESGETMMDSSKVHSIPVSYTSEANERIAGSPAINKLFKKWLSMLRTQSPSQVADEILEEGPPPREELQQAQNTTQNKERVDIVKSVWYHFLSLDATIKIPILTFIPLFLAVNVMYGAGVSKELTPLWILGPLIVAFYIKLLQGLWALYVFSFRQTIKVIKNVPTYCLVASGYIRQGKLKEDIQGRVLQPLQSFKNLDRKEFSRKKMMELQEWLMEKYLDYVESIWPYYCRAIRFLKRANLI